The Medicago truncatula cultivar Jemalong A17 chromosome 7, MtrunA17r5.0-ANR, whole genome shotgun sequence genome includes the window cagctcgcttaAGCTAACAGTCATCAATTCTGCAGAATTTTTCACaggtttaaaccatttttcaccccaaagggctctcaagaacacatcaaacatgaaaacaaatgtCATTTAAACATGAttcacaaaaccaacaacaacaacttaattcaCATCACAAActcatgatttatgaacactcaagctatgaatcatcaacaacaatatctcttaacaacaacaacatcaattaaacatgaatctcatcacaaatcaacaacaacatagcacaatTCAACAATTAGAGCACAATTAACAATATACACATTTCCACATAttatgaacatgcaatttcatcaacaacaattcaattatcaccaatttcatgtactctaacatatcatcataacaagagcacgaatttcaacaacTAAGAGTAAAATAATCACTTACTCAATTAAACACTTATGCATATAATTAGGGAAAAGATTACAACtaagtgattatgattgaaatctaaCCCCATTATCTCAATAAGCAATAATCCTAGCAAAAGCTacaatttagctcctagaatcTCTATCACCTCTTGGGTCTtcaagcttttctcccttctaaccctttttctcttctcttgaactttctctctctacctctctgaAATTCTAATGAAATGAATGTAAATCTATTTTTCTCCAAAGTCTAAAACTTATATAGGCTCTTCTCAAATGAGCTTAACCCTAATGCCTTAGTGGGTTTAATTCACTCAAACTCTAATTATAACAACGATCACGTACCGGCTCACAACTaattactacactagtaacttagtaaaataatagtTCTCCCTTGAAACGCTAAAAATAATCATCACcataattttactaaattaccctcCCAAcacaaaaacccataaaaatacacccaatgataaatattcacacacaagcacatataaacacatgttaaaacaactaaaaataattatagcgAAAATCAAAGTGTTACATGTACGATCCAATTTTTTAAGGCAAAAAGAGCCTAAAATACACACCAAGTCAAACACTTTTTTGTAATTGTCATATCTAAATTTCCTGACAATAATAATGCAGGTACGGAATCTTAATTGCTGGATGATGATCATACATCTTGTATTATGACTTTGTCAATTGACCCAAATTGGTTTTGTCAAATGATCATATATCTTAGAGCTGTTATACATAAATTACTTTAGGTGGTATACACCCATACACATTTGTGACATGTaacaaaaacattgaaagaagagatgaaaaggGGTGACGATGTGATgtgaaattactaaaataccccaTAACACATGAGATGTACATGAGAGGTGTATAAAAAAGGGTGTCTACCTATCTTTTTCCTATATCTTAATTGTTAGATGATTATCATACATCTCGTATTGTGACTTTATCCAAGTGATGAGATACAATTTGGTGACTATGCAAACATAACTTTTTTTGAACCAATAGGAAAGAGACACGAGCCACAACCCTCAACCAGAAATGGCCCACACGTATCATAATTTGAGGAAACTATTTTATTTCCGTGAGTTATCTTCAACGCATAGTTTTAGGATTTTAAACgtctttatatgattttgacCATGAGTAGAGATATGTAATTGATCGAGCAAGAAAAAGTTAAAGCCATAACAAAGGAATTTCATGTTCATTAGAACAACTGAACAAGGATTACAGTCTATGATATAACAAGGATTACAGTCTAtgatataaaatgaaaatgagcaatggATAAAATTTTCGTAATAGAAGAATCAGAGTACAAAGTATTAATACTTAAGCAACGAGCATGCAACGGTAACTTCAAATTGCCGCAAGAGAAAAACATAGATTGCagctaaattatttattaagaaaacgaTTTAACTTAACTCCTGGTGAATAGTGGCTTGCGAATTGAGTTGATACGATCagaatttcttgataaaatcataaatgtgATTGCTGATATCTTCAGCAGCTTCTTGGTTGTTAAAGTGAGCCACACCTTCCTGTATAACAACTTCCTCCAAATTTGGCACATCTTTCTTGAAACCACCACTCTCGATGTATTGCTTGGTACCAAAAGAAGTGTAAACTGCATCCAAATCACCTGTGATGAACTTCACTGGCACCTTAATTTTTGCTGCCGTCCATGCTGCAGTGAGCTCCCAATTTCTGTATACATGATACAGTGACATTAGTATATTCTATTAACAAAACAACATTCAGATATAGAACTTAAATTATACATGTTACTAGGTTAGTTCTATTAAGATTGTACAATTTTGAAAACTAGGCTTTTAAATTGCTACAATCAAGTGTTACAAATTTGAAATGTGATATCAAAATTGCAAGATTGTAATATCCGAAGGACTAAAACTGCAGTCTGCAGTTAAATTATTCGTTTTCATACAAGACCAAATAGAAATACAAGTGCAGGGCCAGCCCAAGTGCAAAACAATTCAAGTTAGGGTTTTAGGTCTTAACATTTTGAGTAACAAAAAtagttcaattttttgtttaatttagttataaatatataatatggcAGATGTTTGTCCAATTTAGTTAGCCAAGAAGAGGGCTTCATATCCTGCTTGACCCAGGTTTGAACCTTCAACCGGACCTGTATAAGTGGTACGTGAATGATGCACAAGGGGCACCTAGTTAATTTGGAAAAATGATAGGACTTACAAGTTAAGATTTCTATAGTAGTTAAGGGCACCACTGAATCCTGTCTTTTCAAATTTAGAAGCATAGTAAGTGATATCTTCTTGTGAGAGCCAAGAAGGGAGAGCCTTTGTACCGGAAGCATGTGGATTAGGTATCACGCCTTCTTTTGGTAGGATTGGTGGCCCAGAATTCCTACTTGTAAGCATGTTCTTGATCAGCAGTTCTGGGCCACCTTTCGCAAATTCAGATTCCATTTTTCCTGGTTCCTGGCACATGGATTGATATTCAATTAGAGTAATGTTAATAACACACTCTTTAATGCACATtttaacacatatttttttattgattaaaattatcTAAATTCCAAATCAAGTGATTGAGCTCAATGGTTAATGAGCTCCTCTAGAACGAATCGTTCAGGAGAAACAAAGTTCGATTTTTAGCACAAACAATTCTTTGCCCTAAAAACGGAGGgttaaaacaacaataataataataataataataataataataataataataatctaaattCCACAAATTTTCTAAAGTACACACATGGTTGAGTTATGTAGGATTAATATACTTATCATACttcctccattttaaaatataagcaaattttactttttaggttcattcaattaatgatgtatgtggtttataatatggaccacatacatcattaattgaatgaacctaaaaagtaaaatttacttatattttaaaacggaagtATAGTAATAGAATTAAAGCATCATATAACAATCAACaactttctcaaagtttgttcaATGTGCGTCTATTTTCAATTAGTACCATTTTCTTCAGTTAggtttcaattttcaagttaGACACGTTGCTTTGCACTAATTAAAATTCTGTATTCCATCGTCATTATTCTCTGAATCATGTTTTTATCCAGCCTATCATctatttcaaataaatgggGAAAGAGCCGTAAGGAAAACGAGAAATACTATTGTACTTAAATTGACCacccaaaaatcaaaatccCA containing:
- the LOC11431752 gene encoding epoxide hydrolase A is translated as MEGIEHRTVEVNGIKMHIAEKGKEGPVVLFLHGFPELWYSWRHQIAALGSLGYRAVAPDLRGYGDTDAPASISSYTIFHLVGDIVALIDSLGVDQVFLVAHDWGAMIGWYLCLFRPEKIKAYVCLSVPYLPRNPKMKPVDGMRALFGDDYYICRFQEPGKMESEFAKGGPELLIKNMLTSRNSGPPILPKEGVIPNPHASGTKALPSWLSQEDITYYASKFEKTGFSGALNYYRNLNLNWELTAAWTAAKIKVPVKFITGDLDAVYTSFGTKQYIESGGFKKDVPNLEEVVIQEGVAHFNNQEAAEDISNHIYDFIKKF